In Streptococcus parauberis NCFD 2020, the sequence CTTAATAATCTGGTACAAGCATTATTTTTTTGCTTGGATAACTGTTGTCGAGGTTACTTTACCTTTTGTTAAGCCAATCACAGATACAGATTTAATAGGATTGTGATGCTTATCAATGGTCATTGTTCCTGTAACACCTTTAAAATCTTTCAATTTGGCGAGAGCTTTAGAAATATCCTTTGAAGATTTTGCATTTTCAGAGGCTTTTGCTGCCATATAAACTGAATCATAGCCTAAGGCTGCAAACATTGAAGGATTTGAGCCATATTTTACTTTGAATGTTTTGGCAAATTTAGCGGCTTTCTTGGAAGTCTTTTCTGAATATCCTGATAGGTAGTAAACATTGGTAACATTCTCTTTGCCACCAAGTTCAACAAGCTTATCATCAGCAAAGCCATCAGGACCAACGATTGGTGCAGTAATACCCATTTCTCGAGCCTGTTTAATAATTGTTCCAGTTTCTTGATAATAACCTGGCATAATCACCGCATCAAATGATTTATTTTTATATTTGGTAAGAGCAGATTGAAAATCTGTGTCTCCAGATTGGTAGGTTGCTTCGGCAACAATTTTACCCTTATAGACCTTTTTGAATTGTTTAGCTATTCCTTTTGCATAATCACTTGAATTGTCATAAAAAAGGAAAACTTTTTTAGCTTTTAATTGGTCAGTCGCAAAGGTTGACATGACATCCCCTTGATAGGAATCAATAAAGGTAGTTCGAAAGATGTAATCATAGGTTTTCCCATCACGAGCAATAGTTAAGTCATCTTGTGTTCCCGAAGGGGTAATTAATGGAACTGCGGCTGCCGTAGCATTTGGTGAGGCAGCAGCTGCTGCACCTGAAGTAGCTGGTCCGACGATAACATTAACATTATTTTGAGTAGCAAGACTGGTTGTTACAGTTGCGGATTCAGCATTCTCTGATTTATTGTCTTTAGTTACCAACT encodes:
- a CDS encoding ABC transporter substrate-binding protein; protein product: MKKRLVLWSMATISLMSLAACDAAPPSSTSNAKGTEIKKTIKLGLNLELTGPVSAYGGAEKVGAQMAVNEINHAGGVNGKKIELVTKDNKSENAESATVTTSLATQNNVNVIVGPATSGAAAAASPNATAAAVPLITPSGTQDDLTIARDGKTYDYIFRTTFIDSYQGDVMSTFATDQLKAKKVFLFYDNSSDYAKGIAKQFKKVYKGKIVAEATYQSGDTDFQSALTKYKNKSFDAVIMPGYYQETGTIIKQAREMGITAPIVGPDGFADDKLVELGGKENVTNVYYLSGYSEKTSKKAAKFAKTFKVKYGSNPSMFAALGYDSVYMAAKASENAKSSKDISKALAKLKDFKGVTGTMTIDKHHNPIKSVSVIGLTKGKVTSTTVIQAKK